A region of Maridesulfovibrio sp. DNA encodes the following proteins:
- a CDS encoding cyclase family protein has product MPVFPGTETPCIEDVFTHEVHGFWEHKLTLFSHVGTHIDAPAHMIKGAPTLDKMTTDRFIGPGICVDCTHRNQNAPVISIDDLLPYESEISEIDFVLLNTGWYKHWGRNEYFTNYPALSPNAARWLMEFDLKGVGVDVISIDSAESSGYEVHTILLEHGTIIIENLTDLHLLPSDGFIFSCLPLKFDEADGSPVRAIAID; this is encoded by the coding sequence ATGCCCGTTTTCCCCGGCACGGAAACACCCTGTATTGAAGACGTCTTCACCCATGAGGTTCATGGATTCTGGGAGCATAAACTCACTCTGTTTTCCCACGTGGGGACACATATAGACGCGCCAGCCCATATGATCAAAGGAGCCCCGACTCTGGATAAGATGACAACAGACCGTTTTATCGGACCGGGGATATGCGTTGACTGCACCCATAGAAATCAGAATGCTCCAGTGATCAGCATTGATGACTTACTCCCTTACGAATCTGAAATCAGTGAGATTGATTTTGTTCTCTTGAATACAGGATGGTATAAACACTGGGGCAGGAATGAATATTTCACCAACTACCCGGCCTTGAGCCCGAATGCGGCGCGCTGGCTTATGGAATTTGATCTCAAGGGAGTCGGTGTTGACGTTATATCGATCGATTCTGCTGAATCAAGCGGCTATGAAGTCCATACCATCCTTCTAGAACATGGTACGATAATAATTGAGAACCTGACCGACCTGCACCTTTTGCCTTCTGATGGATTTATCTTCTCCTGCCTGCCGCTCAAATTCGATGAAGCTGACGGATCGCCGGTAAGAGCAATTGCAATAGACTAA
- a CDS encoding phage regulatory CII family protein, with protein MSYETITKVTQDIVLEGTKPAKEVAQSIGKPYSTLLREINPFDSNAKLGATTLMDILKTTNETKPLEFIAQSIGYTLKPRVN; from the coding sequence ATGAGCTACGAAACAATCACAAAAGTGACTCAGGATATTGTTCTGGAGGGCACCAAACCAGCTAAAGAAGTTGCCCAATCCATAGGAAAACCATATTCCACGCTGCTGCGCGAGATCAATCCATTTGACAGCAACGCAAAACTGGGAGCAACCACTTTGATGGATATACTAAAAACCACAAACGAAACCAAACCGCTAGAATTCATAGCACAAAGCATCGGCTACACCTTAAAGCCACGTGTTAATTAG
- a CDS encoding phosphatidylglycerophosphatase A has product MKKVSINLTHVATLGPVGHLPKAPGTWGSAAALITAPFLFLPFQLPIRILILGLIFYFGAKACTAAEIELGQKDPGCVVIDELFGLWFVFLPFPAVVYWHLIVGFILFRIFDITKPFPIRQSEKWLKDGWGVMIDDAFAGLYAMLGLLLIRYLT; this is encoded by the coding sequence ATGAAAAAAGTCAGCATAAATCTAACGCATGTGGCAACTCTCGGCCCAGTGGGACACCTACCCAAAGCACCGGGGACCTGGGGATCTGCCGCAGCCCTAATTACCGCACCGTTTTTATTTTTGCCCTTTCAACTTCCGATAAGAATTCTGATTCTGGGTCTAATCTTCTACTTCGGTGCCAAAGCCTGCACAGCAGCAGAAATAGAGCTTGGCCAAAAAGATCCGGGCTGTGTTGTCATTGATGAGCTATTTGGACTATGGTTTGTCTTTCTGCCCTTTCCGGCTGTTGTATACTGGCACCTGATTGTAGGTTTTATCCTGTTTAGAATTTTTGACATCACCAAACCTTTCCCCATCAGGCAGTCTGAAAAATGGTTGAAAGACGGATGGGGAGTCATGATTGATGATGCCTTTGCCGGGCTTTATGCCATGCTCGGGCTCTTACTTATCCGCTATCTGACCTGA
- the pal gene encoding peptidoglycan-associated lipoprotein Pal, whose protein sequence is MRAKAIILCVVFMLIAGLGTGCSKKRVESSAASPAVEERMAEQQNKDQLNKDEQARLEREQALQEQALEEERTAAAAKKEFNDAVVELGNMVHFDFDSFEIKQEYRPLLQQKAELLKKFDNVTLIIEGYCDERGTEEYNLALGERRARAAYEFLILLGVGPERLSIVSFGEEDPLDPGHNETAWAKNRRAQFRLTY, encoded by the coding sequence ATGAGAGCTAAAGCGATAATTTTGTGTGTAGTATTCATGTTGATTGCCGGTCTGGGGACCGGTTGTTCCAAAAAGCGTGTTGAGTCTTCCGCCGCCAGCCCTGCTGTAGAGGAAAGAATGGCTGAACAGCAGAACAAAGATCAGCTCAATAAAGATGAGCAGGCTCGTCTGGAAAGGGAACAGGCTCTTCAGGAGCAGGCCCTGGAAGAAGAGCGTACGGCTGCAGCTGCTAAAAAGGAATTTAATGATGCTGTTGTAGAACTTGGTAACATGGTTCACTTTGATTTCGATTCTTTTGAAATTAAACAGGAATACCGCCCGTTACTGCAGCAGAAGGCTGAGCTTCTTAAGAAGTTCGACAATGTGACCTTAATCATAGAAGGTTATTGTGATGAGCGCGGTACTGAAGAATATAACCTCGCTCTCGGCGAACGACGCGCTCGTGCAGCCTATGAGTTCCTCATCCTGCTTGGAGTGGGGCCTGAAAGATTGAGCATCGTCAGTTTCGGCGAAGAAGATCCTCTTGATCCCGGTCATAACGAAACCGCATGGGCAAAAAACAGAAGAGCCCAGTTTCGCTTGACTTATTAG